Proteins co-encoded in one Kutzneria chonburiensis genomic window:
- a CDS encoding polyprenyl synthetase family protein: protein MTALQPEQRAGILPLAAALTTPAIFRAISGLHPRLRAVAGYHCGLTDRHGVPMAARRGKMLRPALVFLAARSVGSGVERAVAGATAVQLVHEFSLLHDDIMDGDPERRGRLAAWRVFGTSVTLLAGDALLASAVATLDGLPAAQSELAAAMTRLCWGQAEDLHTGPEPSVAHWEQLAAAKSGALLAASCRIGAVLADADPTSTAELGRCGFHLGLAFQAIDDWLGIWGDPACTGKPVGTDIAARRLCLPVVFGLADPGPASRHLTELLLVESVPTLSDFASVVAALDLSHAGESTLAYARRHATLALDCLATLPLPPAVLGEWSELIRFLTARTA, encoded by the coding sequence ATGACCGCCCTGCAGCCGGAGCAGCGGGCCGGGATCTTGCCCTTGGCCGCGGCGTTGACCACGCCCGCCATCTTCCGGGCCATCAGCGGCTTGCACCCGCGCCTTCGTGCCGTCGCCGGCTACCACTGCGGGCTCACCGACCGCCACGGCGTTCCGATGGCCGCTCGTCGGGGCAAGATGCTCCGTCCGGCCCTCGTGTTCCTGGCTGCGCGATCCGTCGGCTCCGGTGTGGAACGGGCCGTCGCCGGTGCCACCGCCGTGCAGCTCGTGCACGAGTTTTCCTTGCTGCACGACGACATCATGGACGGCGACCCGGAGCGCCGCGGCCGATTGGCCGCGTGGCGCGTGTTCGGCACCTCCGTCACCCTCCTCGCCGGCGACGCCCTGTTGGCTTCCGCCGTCGCCACCCTCGACGGCCTCCCCGCCGCCCAGTCCGAGCTCGCCGCCGCGATGACCCGGTTGTGCTGGGGGCAGGCCGAGGACCTGCACACCGGCCCCGAGCCTTCCGTCGCCCATTGGGAACAGCTGGCCGCCGCCAAGTCCGGCGCATTGTTGGCCGCCTCTTGCCGTATCGGCGCTGTGCTCGCCGACGCCGATCCCACTTCCACCGCCGAGCTCGGCCGCTGCGGCTTCCACCTCGGCCTCGCCTTCCAGGCCATCGACGACTGGCTCGGCATCTGGGGCGACCCGGCTTGCACCGGCAAGCCCGTCGGCACCGACATCGCCGCCCGCCGCCTGTGCCTGCCGGTCGTCTTCGGGCTCGCCGATCCCGGTCCGGCGTCGAGGCATTTGACCGAGCTCCTGCTCGTGGAGTCCGTCCCCACCCTCAGCGACTTCGCCTCCGTCGTCGCCGCCCTCGACCTCTCCCACGCCGGCGAGTCCACCCTCGCCTACGCCCGCCGCCACGCCACCCTCGCCCTCGACTGCCTCGCCACCTTGCCCCTGCCGCCCGCCGTGCTCGGCGAGTGGTCCGAGCTGATCAGGTTCCTCACCGCCCGCACGGCGTAG
- a CDS encoding MFS transporter, whose protein sequence is MIFTGDFRRLFVGNSVSLLGSSVTTVALPLVAVVALHASPVDMGILGAAGFLPHLVLGLPAGVWVDRLPYKRILVLADLGQLVLIGSVPLAAAFGVLSLAQLYVVVVLAGVCALFDAVAGQSFTPMLVPREQLLSANSALMLTSSTVNVTGSALGTGLVALLAAPLAMIVDAASFLVAALCKLRITVPGVPVAVRHKADLFGGLRIAFTHPVLRPVTIAATLGALGGQMQNTVLALYLIHVLGFSPWLVGVLVTVAGVAGMLGALVTPTVTRRLGPGRTFVLGMLVSSLAGFVLVVGPALLSQVFRGVGPSLYGVNQQTFRQTLVAPDQVSRVNAGWRFLVYGTQPVGALLGGLSGTLDLRVTLVVSTALMLAGTALALPVTRSS, encoded by the coding sequence ATGATCTTCACGGGGGACTTTCGCCGGCTGTTCGTCGGGAACTCGGTGTCGCTACTGGGATCCAGCGTGACGACGGTGGCTTTGCCGCTGGTCGCGGTGGTTGCCCTGCACGCTTCGCCGGTCGACATGGGTATCCTCGGCGCGGCCGGCTTTCTGCCGCACCTCGTGCTCGGCCTGCCGGCCGGCGTGTGGGTGGATCGCTTGCCGTACAAGCGAATCCTCGTGTTGGCCGACCTCGGTCAGCTGGTGCTGATCGGCTCGGTTCCGTTGGCTGCGGCGTTCGGCGTGCTCAGCCTGGCCCAGCTGTACGTCGTGGTCGTCCTGGCCGGCGTATGCGCCCTGTTCGACGCCGTTGCCGGACAGTCGTTCACGCCCATGCTCGTGCCGCGTGAGCAACTGCTGTCGGCCAACAGCGCCCTGATGCTGACCAGCTCGACCGTCAATGTGACCGGGTCGGCCCTCGGCACCGGCCTCGTCGCGCTGCTCGCCGCGCCGCTGGCCATGATCGTCGACGCCGCGTCGTTCCTGGTCGCGGCCCTGTGCAAGCTCCGGATCACAGTCCCCGGCGTGCCCGTCGCCGTGCGGCACAAGGCTGATCTCTTCGGTGGGCTGCGCATCGCCTTCACGCATCCCGTGCTGCGGCCCGTGACGATCGCCGCCACTCTCGGCGCGCTCGGCGGTCAGATGCAGAACACCGTCTTGGCGCTGTATTTGATTCATGTGCTGGGCTTTTCGCCTTGGCTGGTCGGCGTCTTGGTGACCGTCGCCGGTGTCGCCGGCATGCTCGGTGCCCTCGTCACGCCCACGGTCACACGCCGCCTCGGCCCCGGCCGGACCTTCGTGCTCGGCATGCTCGTGTCGTCGCTCGCCGGCTTTGTCCTCGTTGTCGGTCCGGCCTTGCTCTCCCAGGTCTTTCGCGGTGTCGGGCCGTCGTTGTACGGCGTCAACCAGCAGACCTTCCGCCAGACTCTCGTTGCCCCCGACCAGGTGTCCCGCGTCAACGCCGGTTGGCGGTTCCTGGTCTACGGCACCCAGCCCGTCGGCGCACTTCTCGGAGGCTTGTCGGGCACCCTGGACTTGCGCGTTACCCTCGTCGTCAGCACCGCGTTGATGCTCGCCGGCACCGCACTGGCGTTGCCCGTCACGCGCTCGTCCTGA
- the icmF gene encoding fused isobutyryl-CoA mutase/GTPase IcmF yields the protein MSGTAALHKPSNPVRFITAASLFDGHDAAINIMRRILQSQGAEVIHLGHNRSVDEVVTAAIQEDAQGVAISAYQGGHVEYFTYLVELLRERGAGHVKVYGGGGGVIVPREIELLHSRGVARIFSPADGQHMGLAQMINTMVESCDTDLSETVPASWDGLFTGAQDALSRAITVIEAGKLSDQLRAAMADAVGDRRVPVLGITGTGGSGKSSLTDEMVRRFRLDQQDKLHIAVLAVDPSRRRGGGALLGDRIRMNCLDRERVFFRSMATRRAGAEVPDGLADAILACKAAGADLIVVETPGIGQGDAAIVPFVDHSLYVMTPEFGAASQLEKIDMLDFADAVAINKFERRGAEDARRDVARQLVRNREAFGSTWQDMPVFGTSAATFNDDGVTALYQHLLAELGFEHGVLPVVEGKVSTSASTIVPAARARYLSDIADTVRTYHKRTGEQVEAVRAHTHLVQAQKALDAAGKSTSDLSELVEASERKVDRDSADLLADWPRTVEQYSGDELVFRVRDKEIRTELTRETLSGNKVRRVSLPRFDDEGTLLRWLRNENLPGRFPYTAGVFPFKRDGEDPARMFAGEGDAFRTNKRFKLLSEGSAATRLSTAFDSVTLYGRDPDTPPDVYGKIGTSGVSIASLEDMKALYDGFDLTSPTTSVSMTINGPAPTILAYFLNTAIDQRVEAFRAEHDREPDAQESAELRAWALANVRGTVQADILKEDQGQNTCIFSTEFSLRMMADIQEWFIANKVRNFYSVSISGYHIAEAGANPISQLAFTLANGFTYVESYLARGMSIDDFAANLSFFFSNGMDAEYSVIGRVARRIWAVAMRDRYGANERSQKFKYHVQTSGRSLHAQEMNFNDIRTTLQALCALYDNCNSLHTNAYDEAVTTPTESSVRRAMAIQLIINKEWGLSMNENPLQGSFVIDELTDLVEEAVLAEFDRISERGGVLGAMETGYQRGRIQDESMLYEQRKHNGTLPLIGVNTFLAPQVDEGPVEIELARATEQEKESQVDRTLDFQHRHRSDAADALARLRTAATTGENVFAVLMDAARVCTLGQITEAFFEVGGQYRRNI from the coding sequence ATGAGCGGAACCGCTGCTCTCCACAAGCCGAGCAACCCGGTCCGGTTCATCACCGCCGCCAGCCTGTTCGACGGGCACGACGCCGCGATCAACATCATGCGGCGCATCCTCCAGTCGCAGGGCGCCGAGGTGATCCACCTGGGCCACAACCGGTCGGTGGACGAGGTCGTCACCGCGGCGATCCAGGAGGACGCGCAGGGCGTCGCGATCAGCGCCTACCAGGGCGGGCACGTCGAGTACTTCACGTACCTGGTGGAGCTGCTGCGCGAGCGCGGCGCCGGGCACGTCAAGGTGTACGGCGGCGGGGGCGGCGTGATCGTGCCGCGGGAGATCGAGCTGCTGCACTCGCGGGGCGTGGCCCGCATCTTCTCGCCGGCCGACGGCCAGCACATGGGCCTGGCCCAGATGATCAACACCATGGTCGAGTCCTGCGACACCGACCTGTCCGAGACCGTCCCGGCCAGCTGGGACGGCCTGTTCACCGGCGCGCAGGACGCGCTGTCCCGGGCCATCACGGTGATCGAGGCCGGCAAGCTGTCCGACCAGCTGCGGGCGGCCATGGCCGACGCGGTCGGCGACCGGCGGGTGCCCGTGCTGGGCATCACCGGCACCGGCGGCTCCGGCAAGTCCTCGCTGACCGACGAGATGGTCCGCCGGTTCCGCCTCGACCAGCAGGACAAGCTGCACATCGCGGTGCTGGCCGTCGACCCGTCACGGCGGCGCGGCGGCGGCGCGCTGCTGGGCGACCGGATTCGGATGAACTGCCTGGACCGTGAGCGGGTCTTCTTCCGTTCCATGGCAACGCGCCGGGCCGGCGCCGAGGTGCCGGACGGCCTGGCCGACGCCATCCTGGCCTGCAAGGCCGCCGGCGCCGACCTGATCGTCGTGGAGACGCCGGGCATCGGCCAGGGCGACGCCGCGATCGTGCCCTTCGTCGACCACTCGCTGTACGTGATGACGCCGGAGTTCGGCGCCGCGTCACAGCTGGAGAAGATCGACATGCTGGACTTCGCCGACGCGGTGGCGATCAACAAGTTCGAGCGCCGTGGGGCCGAGGACGCCCGCCGGGACGTGGCCCGCCAGCTGGTGCGCAACCGCGAGGCGTTCGGCTCGACGTGGCAGGACATGCCGGTCTTCGGCACCAGCGCCGCCACCTTCAACGACGACGGCGTCACCGCGCTGTACCAGCATCTATTGGCGGAGTTGGGTTTCGAGCACGGTGTGCTGCCGGTGGTCGAGGGCAAGGTGTCGACCTCGGCGTCCACCATCGTGCCGGCGGCTCGGGCCCGCTACCTTTCCGACATCGCCGACACCGTTCGCACGTACCACAAGCGGACCGGCGAGCAGGTCGAGGCCGTCCGCGCGCACACGCATCTCGTACAGGCGCAGAAAGCCTTGGACGCCGCCGGAAAGTCCACTTCGGACCTTTCCGAGCTGGTGGAGGCCAGCGAGCGCAAGGTGGACCGGGACAGCGCCGACCTGCTGGCCGACTGGCCGCGCACGGTCGAGCAGTACTCCGGCGACGAGCTGGTGTTCCGGGTGCGGGACAAGGAGATCCGCACCGAGCTGACCCGGGAGACGCTGTCCGGCAACAAGGTGCGCCGGGTCAGCCTGCCGCGGTTCGACGACGAGGGCACCCTGCTGCGCTGGCTGCGCAACGAGAACCTGCCCGGTCGCTTCCCTTACACGGCAGGCGTTTTCCCGTTCAAGCGGGACGGGGAGGACCCGGCCCGGATGTTCGCCGGCGAGGGCGACGCGTTCCGTACCAACAAGCGGTTCAAGCTGCTGTCCGAGGGCTCGGCGGCGACCCGCCTGTCCACCGCCTTCGACTCCGTCACCCTCTACGGCCGCGACCCCGACACCCCGCCGGACGTCTACGGCAAGATCGGCACCTCCGGCGTGTCCATCGCGTCGCTGGAGGACATGAAGGCCCTCTACGACGGCTTCGACCTCACCTCGCCGACCACCTCGGTGTCGATGACGATCAACGGCCCGGCCCCGACGATCCTGGCGTACTTCCTCAACACCGCGATCGACCAGCGGGTCGAGGCGTTCCGGGCCGAGCACGACCGTGAGCCCGACGCGCAGGAGTCGGCCGAGCTGCGGGCGTGGGCGCTGGCCAACGTGCGCGGCACGGTGCAGGCCGACATCCTCAAGGAGGACCAGGGCCAGAACACCTGCATCTTCTCCACCGAGTTCAGCCTGCGCATGATGGCCGACATCCAGGAATGGTTCATCGCCAACAAGGTGCGCAACTTCTACTCGGTGTCGATCTCCGGCTACCACATCGCCGAGGCCGGGGCCAACCCGATCAGCCAGCTGGCCTTCACGCTGGCCAACGGGTTCACCTACGTCGAGTCCTACCTGGCCCGCGGCATGAGCATCGACGACTTCGCGGCCAACCTGTCGTTCTTCTTCTCCAACGGGATGGACGCCGAGTACAGCGTGATCGGCCGGGTGGCCCGGCGGATCTGGGCGGTGGCCATGCGGGACCGCTACGGGGCCAACGAGCGGTCGCAGAAGTTCAAGTACCACGTGCAGACCTCGGGGCGGTCGCTGCACGCGCAGGAGATGAACTTCAACGACATCCGCACCACGCTGCAGGCCCTGTGCGCGCTGTACGACAACTGCAACAGCTTGCACACCAACGCCTATGACGAGGCCGTCACCACCCCGACGGAGAGCTCGGTGCGTCGGGCCATGGCCATCCAGCTGATCATCAACAAGGAGTGGGGCCTGTCGATGAACGAGAACCCGTTGCAGGGTTCGTTCGTCATCGACGAGCTGACCGACCTGGTCGAGGAGGCCGTGCTGGCCGAGTTCGACCGGATCTCCGAGCGCGGTGGCGTGCTCGGCGCCATGGAGACCGGCTACCAGCGTGGCCGGATCCAGGACGAGTCGATGCTGTACGAGCAGCGCAAGCACAACGGCACGCTGCCGCTGATCGGTGTGAACACCTTCCTCGCGCCGCAGGTCGACGAGGGGCCGGTGGAGATCGAGCTGGCCCGTGCCACCGAGCAGGAGAAGGAGTCCCAGGTCGACCGGACCCTGGACTTCCAGCACCGGCACCGCTCCGACGCCGCCGACGCGCTGGCCCGGCTGCGCACCGCCGCCACCACCGGCGAGAATGTCTTCGCCGTGCTCATGGACGCCGCCCGGGTGTGCACCCTCGGCCAGATCACCGAGGCGTTCTTCGAGGTCGGCGGTCAGTACCGACGCAACATCTGA
- a CDS encoding phosphatidylinositol-specific phospholipase C domain-containing protein, which translates to MRVSKVVVAVLALAGLTAGTASADGTGSLRLSEATTVGIHNTYDTAAYQYLAQSLDAGANLVELDAWFNVFTHKWNVSHSNPIGSDNNCVQAKSPTANLYGGTRNQNLNDCLDDINVWLGNHPGAGPLTVKIELKAGFAGNIGMGPDTLDSYVHNSLGSRVFRPIDLLGSYPTLDDAAKANNWPTRAAMAGKVMVEIIPGTVEEQNPTDHLWTDVEYAQYMKGLAAAGNLAQAQIFPAVHNAASGDPRTRYSDTSLRPWFVVFDGDASGYIDGGIDTSFYVNNHYFLIMTDAENVKPAIDDVNPTVQQAQDRVALMASKGASVVGTDWRQLTTVLPEVLPRG; encoded by the coding sequence ATGCGCGTGAGCAAGGTCGTGGTCGCGGTGCTGGCGCTGGCGGGGCTGACCGCCGGGACGGCGAGCGCCGACGGGACCGGGTCGCTGCGGCTGTCCGAGGCCACCACCGTCGGCATCCACAACACCTACGACACCGCCGCGTACCAGTACCTGGCGCAGTCGCTGGACGCCGGCGCGAACCTGGTCGAGCTGGACGCCTGGTTCAACGTCTTCACGCACAAGTGGAACGTCAGCCACAGCAACCCGATCGGCAGCGACAACAACTGCGTGCAGGCCAAGTCGCCGACCGCCAACCTGTACGGCGGCACGCGCAACCAGAACCTCAACGACTGCCTCGACGACATCAACGTGTGGCTGGGCAACCACCCCGGCGCCGGGCCGCTGACCGTCAAGATCGAGCTCAAGGCCGGGTTCGCCGGCAACATCGGGATGGGCCCGGACACCCTCGACAGCTACGTGCACAACAGCCTTGGCAGCCGGGTGTTCCGGCCGATCGACCTGCTCGGCTCGTACCCGACGCTGGACGACGCGGCCAAGGCGAACAACTGGCCGACCCGGGCGGCGATGGCCGGCAAGGTCATGGTGGAGATCATTCCCGGCACGGTCGAGGAGCAGAACCCGACCGACCACCTGTGGACCGACGTCGAGTACGCCCAGTACATGAAGGGCCTGGCCGCGGCCGGCAACCTTGCCCAGGCACAGATCTTCCCGGCCGTCCACAACGCGGCGTCCGGCGACCCGCGCACCCGGTACAGCGACACGTCGCTGCGCCCGTGGTTCGTGGTGTTCGACGGCGACGCCAGCGGCTACATCGACGGCGGCATCGACACCTCGTTCTACGTGAACAACCACTACTTCCTGATCATGACCGACGCGGAGAACGTCAAGCCGGCCATCGACGACGTGAACCCGACCGTGCAGCAGGCCCAGGACCGGGTCGCACTGATGGCGAGCAAGGGCGCCAGCGTGGTCGGCACCGACTGGCGGCAGCTGACCACCGTGCTCCCCGAGGTGCTCCCCCGCGGCTGA
- a CDS encoding TetR/AcrR family transcriptional regulator, whose amino-acid sequence MGDVKRRYDASRRREQAAENRARILAAARESFEVRGYGGTTIAEIARTAGVAAETVYATFRNKPTLLYRAWDIAVGGDEQDVHLLERPELQAVFAEPDLPTRLRLFAAVNTVVMRRTAGLRLAVETAAESEPAVAVFLEGIDAARFAAMGVHALRAKETGQLAVSEEECRDVLFAMTDGTLWRTLVVRQGWSDDRYATWLGTLWATTLAAP is encoded by the coding sequence CGCGGAGAACCGCGCGCGGATCCTCGCCGCCGCGCGGGAATCGTTCGAGGTCAGGGGCTACGGCGGCACCACGATCGCCGAGATCGCGCGGACGGCCGGGGTCGCCGCGGAGACCGTCTACGCGACCTTCCGGAACAAGCCGACCCTGCTGTACCGGGCCTGGGACATCGCCGTCGGCGGCGACGAGCAGGACGTCCACCTGCTCGAACGGCCCGAGCTGCAAGCCGTGTTCGCCGAACCCGACCTGCCGACGCGGCTACGCCTGTTCGCCGCGGTCAACACCGTGGTCATGCGGCGGACCGCCGGGCTGCGCCTCGCCGTTGAAACCGCCGCCGAGTCCGAGCCGGCCGTCGCCGTGTTCCTCGAGGGGATCGACGCCGCCCGATTCGCGGCCATGGGCGTGCATGCCTTGCGGGCCAAGGAGACCGGGCAGTTGGCGGTGTCGGAGGAGGAGTGCCGTGACGTGCTGTTCGCCATGACCGACGGCACCCTGTGGCGCACCCTCGTCGTACGCCAGGGCTGGTCCGACGACCGCTACGCCACCTGGCTAGGCACCCTCTGGGCCACCACCCTCGCCGCCCCCTGA